The genomic DNA GCCGGGAGGAACCACCGTCTGTCCGTCCCGATTATCACCCCAGGCAAGCACCTCGTGAACGGTTAGAGGAGCATTCAGACTCCCGGTTCCGTGGGCATTGGTGGCGGAAATCGTGATATTGAAAAGCCCGGCCACAAGTGGCTTCCCGGTGATCAGTCCCGTGGCGGGATTGAGCGTGAGGCCTGCTGGCAATCCCGTGACCGCAAAGCTGCCCGGGCTGTTGCTGGCAGTCACCTGATAGCTGAAGTCGCTGCCCAGCGCGGATGACGGAAAGGCTCCACTTGAGATTGCTGGTTGCGGCCGGTTAATCGTCAGCGAAACCGTCTTCTGAACGACACCAGAAGCATTCGCCGCGGAAAGGATGATCGTGAATGTGCCAAACTCGGTCGGACTTCCGCTGATCACTCCGGTCGCCGGATCGATCTGGAGTCCGGCAGGAAGGCCCGAGGCTGCGTAGGAGTACGCGCCTTGGGTCGCTGCGATGCGGTAGTAAAACCCGCCGCCGATGGCCCCCAACGCAAAGGCGGGACTGGTGATCGACGGAGGTTCCGCGCCCGGTTCGATGGTGGCGATTGCCAACGAGTGAGAGTCTCCGGCGGCGATTGCCGCCACCTTGTTCAGGCCCGTGGGCAACGTCGTTTGACCGCTGCCATTGTATCCCCAGGTGACCACACTTCGATCGGACTTCAGGGCGAGATTGTGGTCGCCGTTCGCTGCGATCGCGATCACCCCACTCTGGGCTGCGGCGGGAACCGTGGTTCTGTTATTGGCGGAATAGCCCCATGCCACCACTGCACCGTTGGCCTTCAGCGCCAAGCTGTGATAGGCCGCGGCGCTGATGGCGACCACGTCCGAAAGACCTGCCGGAATGTTGAGCTGGCCATCGCCGTTGTTTCCCCATGCCACCACCGTGCCATTCGCTTTCAGCGCGATGCTGTGGCGCTCGCCTGTGGCGATGGCGACCACTGTATTCAATCCGGCGGGGATGTTGAGCTGACCATAGTTGTTTAATCCCCAGCCGCGGATGGTGCCATCGCTCTTGAGTGCCAGGCTGTGCCGGTAGTGGGCGGCGATGGCAACTACCCCTGAGAGATCGGCGGGGACCGTGGATTGGCCATCGCTGTTGTAGCCCCATGCCACCACGGTGCCGTCCGCTTTCAGTGCCAGACTGTGCCGTTCGCCAGCGGCTATCGCCACGGCGGTTGTCAGGCCCGCGGGGATGGTGACCTGATTGTTGCCGTTGAATCCCCAGCCCGCGATCTTCCCGTCCGCCTTGAGAGCGAGGCTGTGATAGTAGCCGCCGGCCAAGGCGATGACGCTTTCCAAGCCCGAAGGCACGGCGGCCTGCAGATCCGCGTTCTCTCCCCATGCGACGACCGACCTGGTCTCCAAGGATACCGCCCGCGTGCCTTTTCCATAGGCATTGGTCGCGGTGACCGTGACCGCGAAGATTCCGAACTGCCGGGCTGCTCCCGAGATCAAGCCGGTTTGCGGATTGATCGTCAGGCCGGGGGGGAGGCCATCCGCTCCGAAGGATGTGGGCGTGTTGCTGGCCGTGACTTGATAGCTGAAGCCATTGCCGACGGTGGCGACCGCGGTGGCCGCGCTGGTGACCACCGGAACCGCGCCGTTGATAATCAGATTCAGGGTCCGCTGGACGGTGCCACTGGTGTTAGTGGCCGAGAGAGTCACGGCAAAGGATCCGGTCGTATTGGCGGTGCCGGAGATCACCCCGGTGGTGGGATTCAAGGTGAGGCCGGCAGGAAGGCCGGTGGCCGCAAAGGTGGCGGGTCCATTCCTCACGAAAATGCGATGATGGAAGGCATGGCCGCTGACCCCATTGGCGAGCCGGGGGCTGGTAAAGATCGGACTGGAAACGCCCGGCTCGAGGGACGAGAGCGCCAGTCCGTGGTAATACCCCGCTGAAATCGCGGCCACACGGCTCAGGCCGGCGGGCAGGGTGGTTTGCAAGTCGCCGTTGTTGCCCCAGGCGATGACGCTGCCGTCGGACTTGAGGGCCAGGCTGTAGGCATCGCCTGCCGCGATGGCCACGACATTGGTCGCCGCAGCGGGGACGGTGGTCAGGCTATAGCTGGAATAGCCCCAGGTAGCGATCGTCCCGTCGGCCTTCAATGCGAGGCAGTGGCCTCCGCCTGCCGCGATGGCGACCACGTTGTTCAATCCCGCCGGAACCGTGGTCTGGTTGTAGCCGTTGTAACCCCACGCGACGACCGTGCCGTCGGACTTCAGCGCCAGGCTATGCTGATACCCGGCGGCGATGGCCACGGCGGTATTCAGGCCGGCGGGCGGCGTCGCTTGACCGTAGGAATTCGCTCCCCACCCGGTGATGGTGCCATCGGTTTTGAGAGCAAGCGTGTGCATGCCGCCGGCTGCAATGGCGGACACGCCCGACAGTCCTGCCGGCGGAGTGGCCTGAGCCGAACTGTCCTGTCCCCAACCCACGACGGTGCCGCCTGCGCGGAGGGCGACGCTGTGGTAGCGACCGGCCGAGATGGCGATGGCGTCAATCAGGCCAGTGGGTGGCGTGGCACGGTTGTTGGCATTGTTTCCCCAGCCGGCCACGGTTCCGTCCTGCCGGAGAGCCAGGCTGTGGGACTCCCCGGCGGCGATGGCGATGACTCCTCCAAGGTTCGAGGGAATGACTGTCTGGTTATTGGCATTGTAACCCCAACCGGCGATGGCTTTGGTCTCGAGGGTCAGGACTTGGTTTCCGGAGCCGTAGGTATTGGTCGCGGCGACGGTGACGGTGAAGATTCCCAGTTGCTGGGCGGTGCCCGTAATCCGGCCGGTCTGCGAGTCGATCGCGAGGCCCTGTGGCAGGCCCGTGGCGCTGAACGTGGCCGCCCCATTGCTGACCGTGACTTGGTGACTGAAGTCGGGGCCGACCGCGATGACCGAGGGGACGCTGGTGACGATTGGCACCGCGAGATTGATGGAGAGGGCCATCGGTTTCTGCACGGTGCCCGCGGTGTTAGTGGCGGAGATGGTGACCGCGAAGTTTCCGGATTCGGTGGGACTTCCGGAGATGAGCCCGCTGGCGGGATCCATCTGCAATCCGGCGGGAAGCCCCGAGGCCGCATAGGTCGCCGGCTGATTGCGCGCGGGCACCCGCAGGTGGAATGGATGATTCCTCACGCCAAGGGCGAAGGCCGGCGAAAGGATCACCGGAGATGGACTCGCGGGCTCCAGCGCGGCGATCGAGATTCCATGATTCGCCCCGGCGGCGCAGGCGGCGGCCTTCACCACTCCGGGCGGCAAGGTTCGCTGCGTGGATGAGTTGTCTCCCCAGACCACCAAGGTGCCGTCCGACTTCAGCGCCATGCTATGAGCGACTCCCGCGGAAATGCCCACGACCCCCGAAAGTCCTGCGGGAACCGTGGTCTGACCGCTACCGTTATATCCCCAGGCGGCGACCGTGCCGTCCGCGCGGAGGGCGAGGCTGTGATAGGTGCCCGCGGCAATGGCCACCACGTTGGTGAGCCCGGCCGGGATGGCGAGTTGGTTGTCGGCATTGGTTCCCCAGGCAACGACCGAGCCGTCGCTTCTCAACGCCACGGAATGACGTTCGCCGGTGGCGATGGCGGTGGCGGTATTGAGGCCGGTGGGCGTTGTGAGCTGGCCATAGTAGTTGTATCCCCAGCCGGTGACCGTGCCATCGTTCCTGAGGCCGAGCGTGTGGTACTGGCCGGCGGCGATGCGGGCGATGCCGGACGTGCCGGCGGGAAAGGTAATCTGGCCTTCGCTGGCGCGGCCCCAGCCTGTCAGCGTGCCATCCGATTTCAGAGCCACGCTGTGTCGCTCACCGGCAGCGATTTGGACCACACCGGTGAGGTCGGCCGGAGCGTTGAGCTGGTTTTGACCATTGTATCCCCAGCCGGTCACCGTGCCATCGGAGCGGAGGGCCAGGCTGTGATAGCCACCGCCTGCTACCTGGACGATGCCTGTCAACTCTTGCGGCACCATGCTCTCCGCGTTGATGTTGTAGCCCCACGCGAAAACCCCGTGGCGGTTGAAGACGGCACCGATGGTCTTGGAGCCGGTCATGGCCAGCGGCGCGGGGTTGGCATCGCCGGTGAGCGCACCGCTCCAGCCGAAGAATCCATTGCCCGGATGGGGAAGCGCCTTTAGCGAAACGCTTTCACCGTAGGTGTATTTCGCTTTTGAAGCGGTCGCCTCCACCACGCCGCCGAGGCCGCTGGTGGTGAGACGGGGAAGGAGAGAGGCATTGCTCGCGGCGTTCGTGCCCTCCAGATACTCGTCGAGGTTTGAGACCCCGTCGGCATCGAAGTCACCCATGCCGGTTTGGGTGAGGTTTCCGAAAGTCGCCGTCTCCCAGGTGTCTGGCAGGCCGTTGTCGTTGCTGTCGAGATAGAGCGTGGCCGCCGCGCTGGTCACGGGTCCTGTCGCATTCGTGATCGTCACCGTGTAGGTGCCCTCATTCGCCGCTGCCGCTGCGGAAATCACATGGGAATCTCCCGTCGCCCCTGGGATCGCGGTGTTGTTGCGCTTCCACTGGTAAGTCGCGGTGGAAGGGCTGGCTACGACCACCGAGAAGCTAGCGCGGCCGCCTAGGGTGGTGAGTTGGTTCGCAGGCTGGGCGAGGATTACGGGCAGCCCGGCGACGGAGGCTTGCTGAGAGGTTTGGTTTCCGGCGAGGTCGTAGGAGAGGGTGGCTGCGACACACGGATCAATCAGAAGAAGGAAACAAACGACAGCCCGTCTCGCCCGCCGAAACATGCGCAGATGAGGAAAGATTCTTCTCCGGGCAAACCATCCAGCGAAAGAAATGATGTCGTAAGATGTGGTTTGCATTGGGTGTCTGCTATTGGTTGGGCAGTGCGGGCTCGGGAGGGGGCGAAATTTTTTAAACTGCCTTGTGTAATTCTGGAGACGCCACTTCCGCGTCGAGCCATTTGTTCAGCAGAGGGTCGGTTCTGCTACGGGCACTCGCAGTTTTTAAGGATGCCCTTGGTCTGACCTTTCCAAACGTTGTTAATGCTGCCTGCAAATGGGCTGTAAGGTCCTTGTCGCCAGCCGGTCCCCTCGCCTTGATTGTTTATCTTTCCTCCGCCAATCGAACGCGCGACGTAGCCGGGGTGGAGGGGGTGGCCGGGTTGAGTTACATTGACGATGACTTTTCCATTGTTTGTTATATATGACATCACCGGAGAGTTGTTGTGCGCTTCGGTATCTCCTCCAAAGGAGCTAATGAAGTCGATGCTATCGTAAAGGTTTTGAATGCCGGTGGGTGTTGCGTTATTTGAGGTGCCATCGACTGTTGCAGGAGATGGTGAGCCGGGTGTTGGGTTCTGGGTGATGCCATTCATAACGCAATCCTCACTCGCGTTACCCAGTGATACAGCGATGTTGTAGGAGTGGTGGTTGCTGCTATTCGAGTCCATGATGTCCGGCCAGCCCTTCGGTCTGGGGAATTCAATTGTAGGCCCACCATCTGGCACTGTGCATTTCACCATTCCATCTTTTGCTACGCACGCGAGACCGGTGGGGTCGATTGAATTAATCGGGTTGTTTTTAACGTAAGCATACATATTGATGTCGTCGTTTTCGGCAATGGGGTCTCTGGAGAGCCAGCGCCCGATCAGCGCCGAATAGGCTCGGAAGGGAGAAAGATGAGTTGATGACGATGGGTGCCAGAGATGTCCGGTAAATGCGAAACTCGCGACCGGAGTGGTGTTGGAAAAAGTCGGCTTACCCCATGCGTCGTAGTTGATGCGTTCTTGAGTTGCACCTGAATTGTTGAGGACTTCACGGATGCTGCCCAAGTGGTCAACGGTATAGAGATGAGTTCCCGTTGGGCCATTGGCGATGCCGGTAAAACCCTGCGGGTAGTAACGTTGTTGGATCAAGCTGCCGGTAGTGTCACGGCGTTCGGCCACTTCGAGGCCGGTCCATACATAGGTCTGGTTGGTGGTTTCCACCCCGCTGGTTTTTTCCACCATCCGCACACGCCGTCCGACTCCGTCGTAAGTAAATTCGCTGCGAGTGCTTCCCTGGTTTATCGCTATCAGCCGATCCTCCGCATCCCATTCGTAGGTTTTTGCCGCAAGGGCAGAGGACGTCAGATTCAATTCGTTGAGGGCGTTATACGCGGAGGTAGTGGTGTTGGCTTCTACGGTCTCGGAAAGGCGGTTGGCAGCAGGATCGTAGGCCCAGCCGTAACTGTTCACCGTGCTGGCACCTTGGGTCACGAGCGCGGAGGTCAGTTGGTCGGCGTTGTCGTAGCCGAAGGTCCATGTCTTCGCGCTGGCGCTGGCGTTGTCTTCCTGTTGCTTCCACGTGAGGATCCGGCTTTCGGCATCGTAGGTGTAGTCGAAGACGGAGACCGGCGTGACTCCATCCGCCTTGAGGTTGCGGATGCGCTGGAGCCGGAAATCCTGGGCCGCGGGATAATAGCTGTATTCGGTTTTCACTCCGCCACCGTGGGTGGCGCTGAGGAGGCGGGAGGTGGCGCCGTCGTAGGCGTAGGTGAAGTTTCCGAGCGGATTGGTGATGCCACTGACCCGTCCATTGGAATCGAAAGCCACCGTTTGGGCCACGCCATTGATCGCCCGGCTGACGACTCGTCCCAAGGGATCGTATTGGTAGGCGATCGTGTCGTTTGCCCACGGTCCGTCCACGCTGGCCAATTGTCCCGCACCCGGCGACGAATTGCCGGTAATGGGGTGATAGGCGTAGCTGGTGACGCCGATGCCATCGGTCATCCCGGTGAGGCGTCCGTCATCCGGGTCATAGGTGAAGGAAACGCCGGGAGTCGGGCGCTCGGAGCTATGATAACCGATGGCCGTAAGATTACCGTCCGGCTGATAGCTCAGGGTCTTTATCTGTCCTTTCTCGTCGGTGATCGTCCGCAGGCGGCCGGAGAAGGTTTCGTAGCCGTAGCTGATGGTGGAGCCGTCGGCGTAGACCTTGGCGCTGATGCGATTGTTGGCATCGTGCCGCCAGGTTGTCGCGCGGCCCATGGCATCGACGATCTGGCGAAGGTCGCCGCACTTGCACCAGCCGTACTTGACGGTGCGGCCGGCGGGATCCGTGACGGATTCAAGCTGGCGCAGGCTATTATAGACCATCTGCGTCATGCGGCCCAGGCGGTCGCGGAAGCTGACCGGACTCAGATTCTGAT from Luteolibacter arcticus includes the following:
- a CDS encoding RCC1 domain-containing protein — protein: MFRRARRAVVCFLLLIDPCVAATLSYDLAGNQTSQQASVAGLPVILAQPANQLTTLGGRASFSVVVASPSTATYQWKRNNTAIPGATGDSHVISAAAAANEGTYTVTITNATGPVTSAAATLYLDSNDNGLPDTWETATFGNLTQTGMGDFDADGVSNLDEYLEGTNAASNASLLPRLTTSGLGGVVEATASKAKYTYGESVSLKALPHPGNGFFGWSGALTGDANPAPLAMTGSKTIGAVFNRHGVFAWGYNINAESMVPQELTGIVQVAGGGYHSLALRSDGTVTGWGYNGQNQLNAPADLTGVVQIAAGERHSVALKSDGTLTGWGRASEGQITFPAGTSGIARIAAGQYHTLGLRNDGTVTGWGYNYYGQLTTPTGLNTATAIATGERHSVALRSDGSVVAWGTNADNQLAIPAGLTNVVAIAAGTYHSLALRADGTVAAWGYNGSGQTTVPAGLSGVVGISAGVAHSMALKSDGTLVVWGDNSSTQRTLPPGVVKAAACAAGANHGISIAALEPASPSPVILSPAFALGVRNHPFHLRVPARNQPATYAASGLPAGLQMDPASGLISGSPTESGNFAVTISATNTAGTVQKPMALSINLAVPIVTSVPSVIAVGPDFSHQVTVSNGAATFSATGLPQGLAIDSQTGRITGTAQQLGIFTVTVAATNTYGSGNQVLTLETKAIAGWGYNANNQTVIPSNLGGVIAIAAGESHSLALRQDGTVAGWGNNANNRATPPTGLIDAIAISAGRYHSVALRAGGTVVGWGQDSSAQATPPAGLSGVSAIAAGGMHTLALKTDGTITGWGANSYGQATPPAGLNTAVAIAAGYQHSLALKSDGTVVAWGYNGYNQTTVPAGLNNVVAIAAGGGHCLALKADGTIATWGYSSYSLTTVPAAATNVVAIAAGDAYSLALKSDGSVIAWGNNGDLQTTLPAGLSRVAAISAGYYHGLALSSLEPGVSSPIFTSPRLANGVSGHAFHHRIFVRNGPATFAATGLPAGLTLNPTTGVISGTANTTGSFAVTLSATNTSGTVQRTLNLIINGAVPVVTSAATAVATVGNGFSYQVTASNTPTSFGADGLPPGLTINPQTGLISGAARQFGIFAVTVTATNAYGKGTRAVSLETRSVVAWGENADLQAAVPSGLESVIALAGGYYHSLALKADGKIAGWGFNGNNQVTIPAGLTTAVAIAAGERHSLALKADGTVVAWGYNSDGQSTVPADLSGVVAIAAHYRHSLALKSDGTIRGWGLNNYGQLNIPAGLNTVVAIATGERHSIALKANGTVVAWGNNGDGQLNIPAGLSDVVAISAAAYHSLALKANGAVVAWGYSANNRTTVPAAAQSGVIAIAANGDHNLALKSDRSVVTWGYNGSGQTTLPTGLNKVAAIAAGDSHSLAIATIEPGAEPPSITSPAFALGAIGGGFYYRIAATQGAYSYAASGLPAGLQIDPATGVISGSPTEFGTFTIILSAANASGVVQKTVSLTINRPQPAISSGAFPSSALGSDFSYQVTASNSPGSFAVTGLPAGLTLNPATGLITGKPLVAGLFNITISATNAHGTGSLNAPLTVHEVLAWGDNRDGQTVVPPGLNNVVAVAGGYYHSLALKGDGTVTGWGYNGNNQTTVPASLTTAVAIAAGERHSLALRNNGTVVAWGYNSDGQSTVPTDLSGVVALAANYRHSLALKSDGTVRGWGYNGYGQLTIPAGLNAVVSIATGDRHSIALKADGTVTGWGNNTYNQLAIPVGLADVTSIAAGGYHNLALTNNGSVVAWGYNTSNQATVPVAAQSGVVRIAAGETHSMALKADGTLVIWGGNGYGQITGPTGIGRISDISAGELHSVALAALPPANPEILVFPAPPGLRGGAYHWQVSTRHGLATFATSGLPDGLVLNPATGVISGVPTVAGTFPIQVSATDAFGTSQVNLALSISDPVLEFANVPLASGEAGTPFGYRIETVLPAENFQITGLPPGLSFDPASRLLDGIPSTAGVFTVQVQATTATGNAVNSWTITIIPSFSASLSPSGLTFTRGGTSHWYLQSADVPAGSPLAARSGSIGNNSVSWIETTLPGPGTLAFRSKVSSEAGFDLLRVRQNGTTFASWSGERDWTLDSFNIGGQGPQTIRWEFANDSVTQSGLNAAFLANVIFTPAAPPSPFDSSLSPSGLTFSQGGQSSWYLQSTHVPQGIPFAARSGNTGNNTLSWIETTLPGPGTLAFRSKVSSESNYDFLRVRLNGVPLASWSGERDWTLDNFEIGGVGPQVVRWEFATDGSGQAGLHAAFLAQVTFTPSTTSGGFESWPVLATLPANRRGQDDRNGPLNLPNILAYALGINPLTAQASDLPQAALETLGGSTYLTFTFRKNPAATDITYIPEISASLPSPWQSGAGHLTVIESTPTSMKVRSNVSLGSAQRRFVRLRVEKNL